One genomic window of Fusarium verticillioides 7600 chromosome 2, whole genome shotgun sequence includes the following:
- a CDS encoding threonine aldolase produces MPSLTSPESPFTPKVQAKLLASREKASRDFRSDVVTVPVEEMMTSILEASVNDDIYDPEGDPSVKALEARLVELTGMEAALWAVSGTQGNQICLRTHLTQPPHSVLLDHRAHVHCWESGALPVISQASVTTVHAKNGVHLTLEDVKKNIIADGNIHFPPTRVVSLENTLSGTILPLADAQAISDYVRSFPVPEGQKPIAMHLDGARVFDGVIGEGVDLKAYAACFDSISICLAKGIGAPMGSVILGKKSFIERAKWFRKMLGGGTRQPGMMAAAALSALEYSIPRFPSVHAMTKDAAARLEAVGYMFTLPVQTNMILLDLEAVEIPPAAFVEYCAKEDISVFPMARLVFHHQTSEGAVDKLVTALTRLMEDKRNGVTLNDGEAHGGYS; encoded by the exons ATGCCTTCCCTAACGAGCCCCGAATCCCCATTCACCCCAAAAGTCCAAGCCAAGTTGCTTGCCAGCCGGGAGAAAGCCTCTCGTGACTTCCGCTCAGATGTCGTTACCGTCCCCGTCGAAGAGATGATGACATCTATTCTCGAGGCTTCGGTAAACGACGATATCTATGATCCGGAAGGCGACCCTTCTgtcaaggctctcgaggctCGACTTGTCGAATTGACGGGCATGGAGGCTGCTCTATGGGCTGTTTCTGGTACTCAGGGGAACCAAATTTGTTTGAGAACGCATCTTACCCAGCCGCCGCATAGTGTGCTGTTGGATCACAGGGCGCATGTGCATTGTTGGGAGAGTGGTGCTCTGCCGGTGATTTCGCAGGCGAGTGTCACGACGGTTCATGCAAAGAACGGAGTGCATCTGACGTTGGAGGATGTTaagaagaacatcatcgCTGATGGGAATA TTCACTTCCCACCTACGAGGGTCGTATCTCTTGAGAATACACTCTCCGGCACTATTCTACCCCTAGCTGATGCTCAAGCCATCTCTGACTACGTCCGTTCGTTCCCTGTACCGGAAGGCCAGAAGCCCATTGCCATGCATCTCGACGGAGCTCGTGTCTTTGACGGCGTCATCGGAGAAGGCGTTGATCTCAAGGCCTACGCAGCCTGCTTTGACAGTATATCCATCTGTCTAGCTAAAGGCATCGGTGCTCCAATGGGCAGCGTCATTCTCGGCAAGAAGTCTTTTATTGAGCGGGCAAAGTGGTTCAGAAAAATGCTAGGGGGAGGCACTCGACAGCCGGGCATGATGGCCGCGGCAGCTCTATCTGCGCTCGAGTACAGCATCCCGAGGTTTCCGTCTGTGCACGCCATGACgaaggatgctgctgcgagACTCGAAGCAGTGGGATACATGTTCACACTTCCTGTTCAGACCAACATGATTCTGCTGGACTTGGAAGCAGTAGAGATTCCACCCGCGGCATTCGTTGAGTATTGCGCAAAGGAGGATATTTCGGTCTTCCCCATGGCCAGACTCGTGTTTCATCATCAGACGTCTGAGGGGGCTGTTGATAAGTTGGTGACGGCGCTGACGAGGTTGATGGAGGACAAGCGCAACGGGGTGACTCTGAATGACGGGGAGGCCCACGGAGGGTACAGCTAG
- a CDS encoding ATP-dependent RNA helicase MAK5 — protein sequence MVPSSKKRKLPTATGPASKRSKNISKKKSSGKESRRAVDATALAWSSVGEDFGGLEVIEGVDVVKDGSKVQFLVAGVKSNIIDPQQEVLDGDESFEGFGDDPVEVGDINPGEAGSGKGGLESEKPQGKNKGKAGQGKAEQEKTKKNKHKNKLDGKNSDAEKEDEQLDKASKVVQKSSARGGNTFGALADANDYADQEDVDMAAWVPLNLSPQILSAIAKLKFTKPTLIQEKTIPEILAGDDVIGKAQTGSGKTLAFGIPMVERWLELQDQGVKRTGPMAVVLSPTRELAKQLGDHLKALCDGLPSAPYVCVVTGGLSIQKQQRQLEKADIVIGTPGRLWEVLSGDRALQSKFAKIKFLVVDEADRLFKVGQFKEAEDIIGALDGKSPGDDAESSDEDEEEDEEDESSARQTLVFSATFDKDLQTKLAGKGKSTGTDEEKMAYLMKCLKFRGEPKFIDVNPVSQMAQGLKEGLIECGAMEKDLYLYTVLLLNPGRRTLVFTNSISAVRRLTPLLSNLNLTALPLHSQMAQKARLRSLERFTAARNSILIATDVAARGLDIKQVDQVLHYHVPRSADTYIHRSGRTARGESSGVSVILCSPDEVLPTRRLASKVHTERSSGAKREHFIQTLLIDRKMASRLKPRVDLAKKIADTVLAKEKAHSDDTWLRNAADELGVEYDSEDLEAVNASGGKGGRGGGRRRKEQAAKSLSKAEMGALKAQLREELSRRVNLGVSERYITGGRVDVGALLREGKNGGIFLGNTDGLGFDL from the exons ATGGTCCCCTCTTcgaagaagcgcaagcttcCGACTGCGACCGGTCCCGCCTCGAAACGATCAaagaacatctccaagaagaaatcCAGCGGAAAAGAATCGCGCCGAGCCGTCGACGCTACAGCCCTCGCTTGGTCATCGGTGGGCGAGGACTTTGGAGGACTAGAGGTTATCGAGGGCGTGGACGTGGTCAAGGATGGTAGCAAAGTCCAATTCCTCGTGGCCGGCGTCAAGAGCAACATAATCgatcctcaacaagaagttcTCGATGGGGACGAATCTTTTGAAGGGTTTGGCGACGACCCTGTGGAGGTCGGGGATATCAATCCCGGCGAAGCTGGCAGTGGTAAAGGTGGCTTGGAGAGCGAGAAGCCTCAAGGGAAGAATAAGGGCAAGGCTGGGCAAGGGAAAgcagaacaagaaaagaccaagaagaacaaacacAAAAACAAATTGGATGGGAAGAACAGTGACGCcgaaaaagaagacgagcAGTTGGACAAGGCCTCGAAAGTCGTACAAAAGTCCTCTGCACGCGGGGGCAACACGTTCGGCGCGTTGGCCGATGCAAACGACTACgcagaccaagaagacgTCGACATGGCGGCCTGGGTTCCTCTGAACCTATCACCTCAGATCCTCTCAGCCATCGCGAAACTCAAGTTTACCAAGCCGACTTTGATTCAGGAGAAGACGATCCCCGAGATTCTGGCTGGCGATGACGTTATTGGCAAGGCACAGACAGGTTCAGGAAAGACATTAGCTTTCGGTATTCCCATGGTTGAGCGCTGGCTGGAGCTGCAAGATCAGGGTGTCAAGAGAACTGGTCCTATGGCTGTGGTGCTTTCTCCTACGCGAGAATTGGCTAAGCAATTGGGTGATCATCTCAAGGCACTCTGTGACGGTCTTCCCAGCGCGCCGTACGTGTGTGTTGTGACAGGTGGCCTCAGTatccagaagcagcagcgaCAGTTGGAGAAGGCTGATATTGTTATCGGCACACCGGGTCGCTTATGGGAGGTTCTCAGCGGCGATAGGGCTTTGCAAAGCAAAttcgccaagatcaagttcCTTGTTGTCGACGAAGCCGATCGGCTCTTTAAAGTTGGCCAgttcaaggaggctgaggatatcATTGGTGCTCTAGATGGAAAAAGCCCGGGCGACGATGCAGAGAGCTcagatgaggacgaggaggaagatgaagaggatgagagtAGTGCACGACAGACATTggtcttctcagcaactttCGACAAGGACCTTCAGACCAAATTGGCTGGAAAGGGAAAATCTACAGGaaccgatgaggagaagatggcttaTCTGATGAAGTGCTTGAAATTCAGGGGTGAGCCTAAATTCATCGATGTCAACCCCGTAAGCCAGATGGCTCAGGGGTTGAAGGAAGGACTTATTGAGTGTGGTGCTATGGAAAAG GATCTTTATCTATACACcgttctcctcctcaaccctGGTCGCCGTACTCTCGTCTTCACTAACTCTATCTCTGCTGTTCGCCGCCTAACACCCCTTCTCTCGAATCTTAACCTCACAGCGCTGCCCCTGCACTCCCAAATGGCACAAAAGGCGCGCCTTCGTTCACTTGAGCGTTTCACTGCTGCTCGCAATTCTATTCTCATTGCTACTGATGTTGCCGCTCGTGGTCTGGATATTAAGCAGGTTGACCAAGTTCTGCACTACCATGTCCCCCGATCTGCGGATACTTACATCCACCGGTCTGGCCGTACAGCTCGTGGCGAGTCTAGTGGCGTGAGTGTGATCCTGTGCTCACCTGACGAAGTCCTTCCTACACGACGCCTTGCAAGCAAAGTTCACACTGAGCGTAGCTCGGGTGCAAAGAGAGAGCACTTTATTCAGACTCTCCTTATTGATCGGAAGATGGCATCGCGTCTCAAACCCCGCGTGGACCTGGCTAAGAAGATCGCCGATACTGTACTagccaaggagaaggctcACAGCGACGATACATGGCTGCGAAATGCagctgatgaacttggagTAGAATACGACtctgaagatctcgaggctgtcaaCGCAAGCGGTGGCAAGGGTGGTCGAGGTGGTGGACGAAGGAGAAAGGAGCAGGCAGCCAAGAGCCTGTCTAAGGCCGAAATGGGCGCTTTGAAGGCTCAACTGAGAGAGGAGTTGAGCAGAAGAGTGAACCTGGGTGTTAGTGAGAGATATATCACAGGCGGAAGAGTGGATGTTGGTGCTCTTTTGAGAGAAGGGAAGAACGGGGGTATTTTCCTTGGAAACACAGATGGATTGGGGTTTGACTTGTAG